A genomic window from Candidatus Polarisedimenticolia bacterium includes:
- the metG gene encoding methionine--tRNA ligase, translated as MARKYFYLTTPIYYVNDVPHIGHAYTTVVSDVIARFHRMVGQDVFFLTGTDEHGQHVERAAGGKGLKPIELADSVVERFRGLWRTLGISHNDFIRTTEERHRRGVEKLYQKIVAKGDIYKDAYKGWYCTSCESFFPESQIVDGRCPDQGHKVDWTEEESYFFRLSKYQEPLLKHYRANSGFVFPESRRNEVVSFVESGLRDLSISRSSFTWGIPLPGDPKHVFYVWFDALSNYITALGYGSDRKLYARYWPADMHLVGKDILRFHAVYWPAFLMSADEPLPRRIVAHGWWLRDALKISKSRGGAVDPIPLIEAFGVDAVRYFLMREMVFGQDANYSDEAFIDRVNTDLANDLGNLLSRTLKMIEDYCGGRIPRSDPRFREDEPLKGAAKDTVAGLVKGFEALDFSTGLARVWSFIGLLNRFIVQNEPWKLSQDPGRRWALDSVLYTVAEGLRIVGVLVAPVMPHSASELWKRLGLGSDPGAASLEHVTWGELKPGIAIARGESLFPRIDKAAYLKEAPMDTPGGTTPQPPAPAPAMPAAPGPQAAGTGAAQIAIDDFAKVDLRTAKIVAAEKVQGADKLLKLTVDIGSETRTIVAGIAARYSPESLVGRTIVVVANLKPAKLRGVVSQGMLLAASDAGGQPYILTTEEPVPPGWKVK; from the coding sequence GTGGCCCGCAAGTACTTCTACCTGACCACGCCGATCTATTACGTCAACGACGTTCCCCACATCGGCCACGCCTACACGACCGTGGTGTCCGACGTGATCGCGCGCTTTCACCGCATGGTCGGGCAGGACGTTTTCTTCCTGACCGGCACCGACGAGCATGGTCAGCACGTCGAGCGCGCCGCCGGGGGGAAGGGGCTGAAGCCGATCGAGCTCGCCGACTCCGTGGTCGAACGATTCCGGGGCCTCTGGCGGACGCTCGGGATCAGCCACAATGACTTCATTCGAACGACCGAGGAGCGCCATCGCCGCGGTGTCGAGAAGCTGTACCAGAAGATCGTGGCGAAGGGGGACATTTATAAGGACGCCTACAAGGGCTGGTACTGCACGTCGTGCGAGTCCTTCTTCCCGGAAAGCCAGATCGTCGACGGGCGCTGCCCCGATCAGGGGCACAAGGTCGACTGGACCGAGGAGGAGTCGTATTTCTTCCGGCTGTCGAAATACCAGGAGCCGCTCCTGAAGCACTACCGGGCGAACTCCGGCTTCGTGTTCCCCGAGTCGCGGCGCAACGAGGTCGTGTCGTTCGTCGAGTCGGGGCTCCGCGACCTGTCGATCAGCCGCAGCAGCTTCACCTGGGGGATCCCGCTTCCGGGCGACCCGAAGCACGTCTTCTACGTCTGGTTCGACGCGCTGAGCAATTACATCACCGCGCTCGGCTATGGCTCGGACCGTAAGCTGTACGCGCGATACTGGCCGGCCGACATGCACCTCGTGGGCAAGGACATCCTGCGCTTCCACGCGGTCTACTGGCCCGCCTTCCTGATGTCGGCCGACGAGCCCCTGCCCCGACGGATCGTCGCCCATGGCTGGTGGCTGCGGGACGCCCTGAAGATCTCCAAGTCGCGCGGCGGCGCCGTCGATCCGATCCCGCTCATCGAGGCCTTCGGCGTCGATGCCGTGCGCTACTTTCTCATGCGCGAGATGGTGTTCGGCCAGGACGCGAACTATTCCGACGAAGCGTTCATCGATCGGGTCAACACCGACTTGGCGAACGACCTGGGGAACCTGCTCAGCCGGACGCTCAAGATGATCGAGGACTACTGCGGCGGGCGGATCCCCCGGTCCGACCCGCGCTTCCGCGAAGACGAGCCGCTCAAGGGGGCGGCGAAGGACACCGTCGCCGGGCTGGTGAAGGGGTTCGAGGCGCTCGATTTCAGCACCGGCCTGGCGCGTGTCTGGAGCTTCATCGGCCTGCTGAACCGCTTCATCGTGCAGAACGAGCCGTGGAAACTGTCCCAGGACCCCGGACGACGCTGGGCGCTCGACTCGGTTCTCTACACGGTCGCCGAGGGGCTCCGGATCGTGGGCGTCCTGGTGGCGCCGGTCATGCCGCATTCGGCGTCCGAGCTGTGGAAACGCCTCGGCCTCGGCTCCGACCCGGGGGCCGCCAGCCTGGAGCACGTCACCTGGGGCGAGCTGAAGCCGGGGATCGCCATCGCCCGCGGCGAATCGCTTTTCCCGCGCATCGACAAGGCCGCGTACCTGAAGGAGGCACCCATGGACACGCCCGGAGGCACGACGCCGCAACCCCCCGCACCCGCTCCCGCGATGCCGGCGGCGCCCGGCCCGCAGGCGGCGGGGACAGGCGCGGCCCAGATCGCCATCGACGACTTCGCGAAGGTCGACCTGCGCACGGCGAAGATCGTCGCCGCCGAGAAGGTCCAGGGGGCCGACAAGCTGCTCAAGCTCACGGTCGACATCGGCAGCGAGACGCGCACCATCGTGGCCGGCATCGCCGCCCGCTACAGCCCCGAGTCCCTGGTGGGGCGGACGATCGTCGTCGTCGCGAACCTCAAGCCGGCGAAGCTCCGGGGCGTCGTCTCGCAGGGCATGCTGCTCGCGGCCTCCGACGCGGGGGGCCAGCCCTACATCCTGACGACCGAGGAGCCGGTGCCGCCCGGCTGGAAGGTGAAGTAG
- the larC gene encoding nickel pincer cofactor biosynthesis protein LarC, which yields MMRGLYLDCFSGISGDMFLGALVDLGVEPAWLRSRLRLLKVGGYTLSARRVTRSGLSGTKVDVEVAAGRQPERRLADIARIVERSRLSPEVRRRAMAAFTTLVDAEARVHRISREKVHLHEVGATDAIVDIVGTMIGLEKLGWPRVVCSPLHVGRGMTTMEHGTFPVPPPAVVEILKGRPMYATHVEGELVTPTGAALAASLSADFGPLPPMRIIKVGCGAGSKQFDHHPNLLRALYGDLLKEAVLRQTVLVLETTIDDMNPQLYGHLMERLFDAGALEVFYTPIQMKKSRPGTMVKIICPEQQLEEVSAVIFRETTTIGFRYQPMGRIELARRTVTAKTPYGPIRMKVSVYNGEVVQVTPEYEDCRRAALKAGAPLKEVMRQAAAAYTPPRGTPTTLAAWALPPEPLGRDRGEHRRRNR from the coding sequence ATGATGCGCGGACTGTATCTCGACTGCTTCTCGGGCATCAGCGGCGACATGTTCCTCGGGGCCCTCGTGGACCTGGGGGTCGAGCCGGCCTGGCTGCGATCCCGGCTCCGCCTGCTGAAAGTCGGAGGGTACACGCTGTCGGCCCGCCGGGTGACGCGCAGCGGCCTGTCGGGGACGAAGGTGGACGTCGAGGTCGCGGCCGGACGGCAGCCGGAGCGGCGCCTCGCCGACATCGCCCGCATCGTCGAGCGCAGCCGGCTCTCGCCCGAAGTGCGCCGCCGCGCCATGGCGGCCTTCACGACGCTGGTCGACGCCGAGGCCCGCGTGCACCGGATCTCCAGGGAGAAGGTCCACCTCCACGAGGTCGGGGCGACCGACGCCATCGTGGACATCGTCGGCACGATGATCGGGCTGGAGAAGCTCGGCTGGCCTCGCGTCGTCTGCTCCCCCCTGCACGTCGGGCGCGGGATGACGACGATGGAGCACGGCACGTTTCCCGTCCCTCCACCCGCCGTGGTGGAGATCCTGAAGGGACGCCCGATGTACGCCACCCACGTCGAAGGGGAGCTGGTGACCCCGACCGGCGCGGCATTGGCCGCGTCGCTTTCGGCCGACTTCGGCCCCCTGCCGCCCATGCGGATCATCAAGGTGGGCTGCGGCGCCGGCTCGAAGCAGTTCGATCACCACCCGAACCTGCTGCGCGCGCTGTACGGCGACCTGCTCAAGGAAGCGGTGCTGCGCCAGACCGTCCTGGTGCTGGAGACGACCATCGACGACATGAACCCCCAGCTGTACGGCCATCTCATGGAGCGCCTGTTCGACGCGGGGGCCCTGGAGGTCTTCTACACGCCGATCCAGATGAAGAAGAGCCGCCCCGGCACCATGGTGAAAATCATCTGTCCCGAGCAACAGCTCGAAGAGGTCTCCGCGGTCATCTTTCGCGAGACGACGACGATCGGCTTCCGCTACCAGCCGATGGGGCGGATCGAGCTGGCGCGGCGCACCGTGACGGCGAAGACGCCCTACGGGCCGATCCGGATGAAGGTGTCCGTCTACAATGGCGAGGTGGTGCAGGTCACGCCCGAATACGAGGACTGCCGCCGCGCGGCGCTGAAGGCGGGCGCGCCGCTCAAGGAGGTCATGCGGCAGGCCGCGGCGGCCTACACGCCCCCGCGGGGGACGCCCACAACGCTCGCCGCCTGGGCCCTGCCGCCCGAGCCCCTGGGCCGGGACCGCGGAGAGCATCGCAGGAGGAACCGGTGA
- a CDS encoding NAD-dependent deacylase → MVAISKRLRDLVARGRRVVAFTGAGISAESGIPTFRSQDGFWENDSLMALATPQGFARDPARAWAWYDARRRQISACAPNAGHLALARYGAGHPDFRLITQNVDGLHQAAGSAEVIRLHGDIFRVRCTREGTAGEDRRVPLPEIPPRCACGALLRPDVVWFGERLPEDAVRDAALAAGQAELFLSVGTSSVVYPAASLPEIAGGSGAYLVEINIEPTPLSSLADEVIRAPAAEALPDLLGA, encoded by the coding sequence ATGGTCGCCATATCAAAGCGTCTGCGGGATCTGGTGGCCCGCGGACGGCGCGTGGTCGCCTTCACCGGCGCCGGGATCTCGGCCGAGTCGGGCATCCCGACCTTCCGAAGCCAGGACGGCTTCTGGGAGAACGACTCTCTCATGGCCCTCGCGACCCCTCAAGGCTTCGCGCGCGATCCGGCCAGAGCCTGGGCCTGGTACGACGCGCGGCGGCGGCAGATCAGCGCCTGCGCGCCGAACGCCGGGCACCTCGCCCTGGCGCGCTATGGCGCGGGGCATCCCGATTTCAGGCTGATCACGCAGAACGTGGACGGCCTGCACCAGGCGGCGGGGAGCGCCGAGGTCATCCGGCTGCACGGCGACATCTTCCGGGTCCGCTGCACGCGCGAGGGGACGGCGGGCGAGGACCGCCGGGTGCCGCTTCCCGAGATCCCGCCCCGCTGTGCCTGCGGCGCGCTCCTGCGCCCGGACGTCGTCTGGTTCGGGGAGCGCCTGCCCGAAGACGCCGTGCGCGACGCGGCCCTGGCGGCGGGGCAGGCCGAGCTTTTCCTCTCCGTCGGGACCTCGTCGGTAGTGTATCCTGCCGCGTCACTTCCGGAGATCGCCGGGGGGAGCGGCGCCTACCTGGTGGAGATCAACATCGAGCCGACGCCCCTGTCCTCGCTGGCCGACGAGGTGATCAGGGCGCCGGCGGCCGAAGCCCTGCCGGATCTGCTTGGAGCCTGA
- a CDS encoding xanthine dehydrogenase family protein molybdopterin-binding subunit, which yields MSALTRVSRRDFLIIVPTAGAGLVLGVRLGGDLEGAEAAGAAAGSLAPNAFLQIDATGDVTIWASKSEMGQGVRTALPMIVAEEMDADWSRVRVEQAWADPKFGDLDTGGSASVRTKYEPMRKAGAAARAMLIAAAAKAWRVSADTCRAEKGRVIHSPSGRGIPFGDLVARAAALPVPQDALLKDPRDFRIIGKPLPRSDTPSKVDGSAIYGMDVRVPGMLHAVVSRCPVFGGKMVRFDETKARASPGVKAVVPISNGVAVVADSTWHAFKGREALTVEWDEGPGVTESTESLGRQLADLARKPGRAVRSDGDAAAALAKAARKIEAVYELPFQAHATMEPQNATAFVQKDRCEIWAPVQTPSWALEDVARATGLPQSAITLRITQLGGGFGRRINPDYVVEAVEISKAVGAPVKTTWTRTEDLQHDFYRPASLHSLAGGLDAAGVPVSWRHRIVSTAIQTYYEPDAKNPEEQETGGADDLPYAIPNVRVEYAAAKSMVPRGWWRSVENSFNAFAVECFLDELAAAASRDPCRLRLDLLSGGRKVRSAGGHLVLETGRLRACIELAAQKSGWGTPLPKGRARGIAAHFSYQSYCAQVAEVSVDGPGNVRVHRVVSAVDCGRPINPGIIAAQMEGGVVFGLTASLKSGITIEKGHVTQGNFDDYEMLRIDEMPQVETHVVTSGAPPTGVGEPGVPVVAPAVFNAIFAATGKRVRRLPLRAGDLGSG from the coding sequence ATGAGCGCCCTCACGAGGGTCAGCCGCCGCGATTTTCTCATCATCGTCCCCACCGCGGGGGCCGGCCTCGTCCTGGGGGTGCGCCTTGGCGGCGATCTCGAAGGGGCCGAGGCGGCCGGCGCGGCGGCGGGATCGCTGGCGCCGAACGCGTTCCTCCAGATCGACGCGACGGGAGACGTGACGATCTGGGCGAGCAAGTCGGAAATGGGCCAGGGCGTCCGGACGGCCCTGCCGATGATCGTGGCGGAGGAGATGGACGCCGACTGGAGCCGCGTGCGCGTCGAGCAGGCCTGGGCCGATCCGAAATTCGGCGATCTGGACACCGGCGGCAGCGCGAGCGTGCGCACCAAGTACGAGCCGATGCGCAAGGCGGGGGCGGCGGCGCGCGCCATGCTCATCGCCGCCGCGGCGAAAGCGTGGAGGGTATCCGCCGACACCTGCCGCGCGGAGAAGGGGCGGGTCATCCACTCGCCGAGCGGCCGTGGGATCCCCTTCGGCGACCTCGTCGCCAGGGCCGCGGCGCTGCCGGTGCCGCAGGACGCGCTGCTCAAGGACCCGCGGGACTTCCGGATCATCGGCAAGCCCCTGCCGCGCAGCGACACGCCGTCGAAGGTCGACGGCAGCGCGATCTACGGGATGGACGTCAGGGTCCCGGGGATGCTCCACGCCGTCGTGTCCCGCTGCCCCGTGTTCGGCGGCAAAATGGTCCGCTTCGACGAAACCAAGGCCAGGGCCTCACCCGGGGTCAAGGCGGTGGTCCCGATATCGAACGGCGTCGCGGTGGTGGCCGATTCCACCTGGCACGCCTTCAAGGGGCGCGAGGCGCTCACGGTCGAATGGGACGAAGGGCCCGGCGTCACCGAGAGCACGGAGTCGCTGGGGCGACAGCTCGCCGACCTGGCGCGCAAGCCGGGGCGGGCGGTGCGAAGCGACGGTGACGCCGCCGCGGCGCTCGCGAAGGCGGCCAGGAAAATCGAAGCGGTCTACGAGCTCCCGTTCCAGGCGCACGCCACGATGGAGCCGCAGAACGCCACGGCCTTCGTCCAGAAGGATCGATGCGAGATCTGGGCCCCGGTCCAGACGCCGAGCTGGGCGCTCGAGGACGTGGCCCGCGCCACCGGGCTTCCCCAGTCGGCCATCACGCTGCGCATCACCCAGCTCGGCGGCGGCTTCGGCCGGCGGATCAACCCCGACTACGTCGTCGAGGCGGTCGAGATCTCCAAGGCCGTGGGGGCTCCGGTCAAGACGACCTGGACGCGGACGGAGGATTTGCAGCACGACTTCTACCGCCCCGCCAGCCTTCACAGCCTCGCCGGCGGCCTGGATGCCGCGGGCGTCCCGGTGTCGTGGCGTCACCGGATCGTCTCGACCGCCATCCAGACGTATTACGAGCCGGATGCGAAGAACCCCGAGGAGCAGGAGACCGGAGGCGCCGACGACCTGCCGTACGCCATCCCCAACGTGCGGGTCGAGTATGCCGCCGCGAAATCGATGGTGCCGCGCGGCTGGTGGCGATCGGTCGAGAACTCGTTCAACGCCTTCGCGGTCGAGTGCTTCCTGGACGAGCTGGCCGCCGCCGCGTCCAGGGACCCCTGCCGGCTGCGCCTCGACCTTCTCTCCGGCGGCCGCAAGGTCCGCTCCGCCGGCGGGCACCTGGTCCTGGAGACGGGGCGCCTCAGGGCCTGCATCGAGCTGGCCGCCCAGAAGTCAGGATGGGGGACGCCGCTTCCCAAGGGCCGCGCCCGCGGCATCGCGGCGCACTTCTCGTACCAGAGCTACTGCGCCCAGGTCGCCGAGGTCTCTGTCGACGGCCCGGGGAACGTGCGGGTCCACCGCGTGGTCTCGGCCGTCGACTGCGGGCGGCCGATCAACCCCGGCATCATCGCGGCGCAGATGGAGGGGGGCGTCGTCTTCGGCCTGACCGCCTCCCTGAAGTCGGGCATCACCATCGAGAAGGGGCACGTGACCCAGGGGAATTTCGACGACTACGAGATGCTGCGCATCGACGAGATGCCCCAGGTCGAGACCCATGTGGTGACCAGCGGCGCGCCCCCCACCGGCGTCGGCGAGCCGGGCGTCCCGGTCGTCGCCCCCGCCGTCTTCAACGCCATCTTCGCCGCCACCGGCAAGCGCGTCCGCCGTCTGCCTCTGCGCGCCGGCGATCTGGGCTCGGGGTAG
- a CDS encoding (2Fe-2S)-binding protein, which produces MASFNITINGKKSTLEAEPETPILWVLRDSLGLTGTKFGCGASLCGACTIHLDGRAIRSCVTPISEAGGKKITTIEGLSSNRSHPLQQAWVAEDVPQCGYCQSGMIMTAAALLAEKPKPTDEDIDAVLGTHICRCGTYQRIRMAVHRAARGRTR; this is translated from the coding sequence GTGGCTTCGTTCAACATCACGATCAACGGCAAGAAGAGCACCCTGGAGGCGGAGCCGGAGACGCCGATCCTCTGGGTCCTGCGCGACAGCCTGGGCCTCACGGGGACGAAGTTCGGCTGCGGGGCATCGCTGTGCGGGGCGTGCACCATTCACCTGGACGGCCGGGCCATCCGATCGTGCGTGACGCCGATCTCGGAGGCCGGCGGAAAGAAGATCACCACCATCGAGGGACTGTCGTCGAACCGCAGCCATCCGCTGCAGCAGGCCTGGGTGGCGGAGGACGTGCCCCAGTGCGGCTACTGTCAATCCGGCATGATCATGACGGCCGCGGCGCTCCTCGCGGAGAAGCCGAAGCCCACCGACGAGGACATCGACGCGGTGCTGGGCACCCACATCTGCCGCTGCGGCACGTACCAGCGAATCCGCATGGCGGTGCACCGCGCCGCCCGGGGACGGACACGATGA